From Chaetodon trifascialis isolate fChaTrf1 chromosome 1, fChaTrf1.hap1, whole genome shotgun sequence, one genomic window encodes:
- the dmxl2 gene encoding dmX-like protein 2 isoform X3, with translation MHLHQVLTGAVNPGDCCYSVGSVVDIPFTAYGSGCDVVILASDFECVQIIPGAQNGNIQVGCVECSHQLGRIAASYGNTVCIFEPLSTNPNKRHKLNYQWQKTGQFFLDAITYNLAWDPQGNRILAATERLQLWAPPLTDALIEEEDGQLTEDKPHPVLNDWNCVWQCKTAASVHVAKWSPDGEYFATVGKDDCLLKVWYPTTGWRSAVVVQDPSDKKPPPVHFSFVYLAHPRSVTGMSWRKTSKFMPKGSVCNVLLTSCEDGVCRLWSETLLPEDSLLGGQISENTQSFSSSLPGLAGNKDKIQHALESIHHLKHLRRGRRRSSALVAHSELLPSQLSTQDTHTHRHIVHHANALCHFHISASINPNTDIPSTLADSAVFNPDDGSGGGGFVVHWLNNKDLSFTASMELFMLQLRKFSEQQLEQTTEDPLDPEGSPMKFDFDLDEMSDKASSEQGEEGEPGEQGSTKASSPGSSSSMPLPSMLLERKMETLTTEWNKSPDMLFTIHPADGSFLVWHVKYLDEFNQGIFRQVQVSFSSRIPVAFPTGDANSLSKNILMYACTLTEGESAGAGEPGRMVQRVPHSASASAGLGSPALASSPNPCLGISPAVMMVSKHVDGSLNQWAVTFAERSAFSNVLTVSHKFRYCGHRFHLNDQACHTVLPLLLTSSHHNALLTPPSAPGSLEGEQPPTFPLPKGLPSRKQLRNAATRTFHDPNAIYSELILWRVDHIGPLSCTGGVSELARINSLHTSAFSNVAWLPTLVPSSVLGTYCNSASACFVASDGKNLRLYQAVVDARKLLDELSDPETSKLVGEVFNIVSQQSTARPGCIIELDVITNQCGANTQLLHVFQEDFILGYKPQKETDAYTPAFPSGEDYQPAPFSEKFFLVVIEKDLNRNSVLQMWHLHLKSVQACVDEPSPDYSFQSQLMVPNQVVNADSSPETSPIRPLPRSASTANLQSASKLILSSKLVYSKRLDLPHGVEVTRATPSAGHLSSSSIYPVCLAPYLIVTTCSDSRVRFWHCAVECDDGYSEDDQDNRVYRWEPWALMNEEEDNNSAVCVSGRPVAVSCSYIGRLAVAFKKPRQGQLQSSGEDFSMHVSIYECESTGGSEWVLEQTLHLDDFTRPSTTLDPRVSVDSNLFVYSRSDLYMSRDHSSPNIKHYVHLDWLSKEDGSHILTVGVGSNILMYGRISGMVNEQTSSKEGVAVITLPLGGSIKQGIRSRWILLRSVDLLSSVDGTPSLPVSLSWVRDGILVVGMDCEMHVYAQWHQDKKPGEGEEGSLSSADIAGGQTAGSSSVFEGRARSKSVFEGSAAVDEALRAPAGLQEGGLFEAAHSLSPTLPQYHPTQLLELMDLGKVRRAKAILAHLVKCIAGEVAVVRDVEAGEGGARRHLSRTISVTGSTAKDTIVAGRDGGRDYTEINSIPPLPLYSLMLADLDTSYKGAEEAAKGAKVADGEGAQKSTEDQYSDLFQVPTVTTDDFVNFATDKPEKKSRVINLSQYGPTYFGPEHAQVLSSHLMHSSLPGLTRLEQMFLVALADTVATTSAEVTSSTDQQYTGAEALDECGLRYLLAMRLHTCLLTSLPPLYRMQLLHQGLSTCHFAWAFHSEAEEELLNMIPAMQRGDPQWSELRAVGVGWWIRNINTLRKMVEKLGKAAFQRHNDPLDAALFYLAMKKKAVLWGLFRSQHDEKMTQFFKNNFSEDRWRKAALKNAFSLLGKQRFEQSAAFFLLAGSLKDAIEVLMEKMEDLQLAMIVARLYEADFENSSTCQGLLHEKVLGCNRDGSGYHCSRLHPDPFLRSIAYWIMKDYTRALDTLLERIPKEDDENPDVMVKSCNPVVFSFYNYLRTHPLIIRRHFANPEGTATNVGLTAEKSSADEINLIERKLFFTTANAHFKVGCPVLALEVLSKIPKVTKKSGSSPLSKASSKANLNSSQPLENGTQGGVDWAAPAAPAYAWGGNDAGAGGLDWSQPMIKMEDDGLNLDWGDDKDDDEDEDDDDGLTMKKPEAETKADGGSGGGGSKLQRENSQGESEVDVIAEQLKFRACLKILMTELRTLATGFEVDGGKLRFQLYSWLEKEIAAMHTICNYKVEGKEEDSEVERWGERTASVDISDEALENTEAGAYERHQMERRRLQAKQQHSERRKAWLRKNQALLRVFLSYCSLHGAKGGGVTSVRMELLFLLQESQQELTVKQLQSPLPLPTTLPLLSACIAPTKTVIANPVLHLSNHIHDILHTVTLMEAPPHPDFMDDRVNALHTLAASLSACIYQALCDSHSYSSQTEANQFTGMVYQGLLLSERKRLRTESIEEHITPNSAPAQWPGVSSLISLLTSAREEDQPRLNVLLCEAVVAVYLSLLIHGLGTHSSNELFRLAAHPLNNRVWAAVFGGGAKVIIKPKRPEAPPATAGPSKECSEDKAEQPSQTKSESETKPAAPPQPPAEDVDRYRRRFNMRMLVPGRPVKETPATPPPVPTERPAYREKFIPPELSMWDYFVAKPFLPLSDSNALCDSDESGAEDDEDDDDAFLSDTQITEHSDPNSYSWALIRLVMVKLAQHNVKNFLPLTGLDFTDLPVTSPLSNAVLKTLENWEQLLLERMNKFDGPPPNYINTYPTDLSAGGGPAILRHKAMLEPDNTPFKTKNNQSFPARRLWHFLVKQEVLQETLIRYIFTKKRKQSEVEADLGYPGGKAKIIHKESDIIMAFAINKANSNEIVLASTHDVQEVDVSSLVAVQPYTWIGEDFDKESRSSDDIDHRSSHTNIAQASSVPFAPPQMPVSASMPWLGSGQTSMGASVIMKRNLNNVKRMTSHPIYQYYMTGAQDGSVRMFEWNRPQQLICFRQAGNARVTRLYFNSQGNKCGVADGEGFLSLWQVNQTSSNPKPYLSWQCHTKTCGDFAFITSSSLIATAGQSNDNRNVCLWDTLISPSNTMVHAFPCHENGATVLQYAPKQQLLITGGRKGFVCVFDIRQRQLLHTFQAHDSAIKALALDAFEDFFVTGSAEGNMKVWKLAGHGLMHSFSTEHAKQSIFRNIGAGVMQVETRPGNRIFTCGADGTLKMRVLPDRYNILSSLVDVL, from the exons GCCTATGGCTCAGGTTGTGATGTAGTGATCTTGGCTAGTGACTTTGAGTGTGTGCAGATTATCCCGGGAGCTCAGAATGGAAACATACAGGTGGGCTGTGTGGAGTGCTCCCACCAGCTTGGCAGG ATCGCTGCTTCCTACGGAAACACAGTCTGCATCTTTGAACCTCTTTCTACCAACCCAAACAAACGCCACAAG CTTAACTATCAGTGGCAAAAGACAGGACAGTTCTTCCTCGATGCCATCACCTACAACCTGGCCTGGGACCCACAAG GGAACCGTATCCTAGCAGCAACTGAGCGGCTCCAGCTGTGGGCTCCACCACTGACAGATGCCCtgatagaggaggaggatgggcaGTTGACGGAGGACAAGCCCCACCCTGTCCTCAATGACTGGAACTGTGTCTGGCAGTGCAA GACTGCTGCATCCGTGCACGTTGCCAAGTGGTCTCCTGATGGGGAGTACTTTGCAACAGTGGGGAAG GATGACTGTTTACTCAAGGTGTGGTATCCCACCACGGGCTGGCGTTCTGCAGTGGTGGTCCAGGACCCCTCCGATAAAAAGCCTCCGCCCGTTCACTTCTCCTTCGTTTACCTGGCTCATCCCCGCTCGGTCACTGGTATGTCGTGGAGGAAGACCAGCAAGTTCATGCCCAA GGGTTCGGTGTGCAACGTGTTACTGACGTCCTGCGAGGATGGTGTGTGTAGGTTGTGGTCGGAGACGCTGCTACCAGAGGACAGCCTGCTTGGAGGACAGATCTCTGAGAACACACAGTCCTTCAGCTCCAGCCTGCCAGGCCTGGCAGGCAATAAGGACAAAATCCAACATGCTTTGGAG TCAATCCACCACCTGAAGCATCTGCGCCGGGGCCGGAGACGGTCCTCGGCTCTGGTGGCACACAGTGAGCTGCTGCCCTCTCAGCTTagcacacaggacacacacactcaccgcCATATCGTTCATCACGCTAACGCCCTGTGTCACTTCCATATCTCAGCCAGTATTAACCCCAACACAG ATATCCCGTCAACGCTGGCTGACTCTGCAGTGTTCAACCCTGACGATggcagtggtggtggaggcTTCGTGGTTCACTGGCTCAACAATAAGGACCTCAGCTTCACTGCCTCCATGGAGCTCTTCATGTTGCAGCTTCGTAAGTTCTCTgaacagcagctggagcagaccACCGAGGACCCCCTGGACCCCGAAGGATCCCCTATGAAATTTGACTTTG ACCTGGATGAGATGTCTGACAAAGCCTCCTCAGAGCAAGGGGAAGAGGGTGAACCAGGGGAGCAGGGAAGCACCAAGGCATCCTCCCCGGGATCCAGCTCCAGCATGCCTTTGCCCTCCATGCTGCTGGAGCGGAAGATGGAGACTCTGACCACAGAGTGGAACAAGAGCCCAGACATGCTGTTCACCATCCACCCTGCCGATGGATCTTTCCTGGTCTGGCATGTGAAGTACTTGGACGAATTCAACCAGGGAATCTTCAGACAGGTTCAG GTGTCCTTCTCCTCCCGTATTCCAGTGGCATTTCCTACTGGTGATGCCAACTCGCTCAGTAAAAACATCCTGATGTACGCCTGCACTTTGACTGAGGGTGAGAGTGCCGGGGCAGGGGAGCCAGGTAGGATGGTCCAACGCGTCCCCCACTCTGCTTCAGCCTCAGCCGGCCTGGGTTCACCCGCCCTGGCCTCCTCTCCCAACCCCTGCCTTGGCATCAGTCCTGCTGTCATGATGGTCTCCAAGCATGTTGATGGATCTCTCAACCAG TGGGCTGTGACATTCGCTGAGCGTTCTGCCTTCTCCAACGTATTGACTGTATCTCACAAGTTCCGGTACTGCGGCCACCGCTTCCATCTGAACGACCAAGCCTGCCACACAGTGCTGCCCCTGCTGCTGACCTCCTCTCACCATAATGCTCTGCTCACCCCTCCCTCGGCCCCTGGCAGTCTGGAAGGAGAGCAGCCTCCTACCTTTCCACTACCAAAGGGACTTCCCAG CAGGAAGCAGCTTCGTAATGCAGCTACAAGGACCTTCCATGACCCCAACGCCATCTACAGTGAGCTGATCTTGTGGAGGGTGGACCACATTGGACCCCTGTCCTGCACTGGAGGGGTCTCTGAACTGGCCCGCATCAACTCCCTGCACACCTCTGCCTTCAGCAATGTTGCTTGGCTACCTACACTAGTACCCAGCTCTGTACTCG GAACTTACTGCAACAGTGCGAGCGCCTGCTTCGTGGCATCGGATGGTAAAAACCTGCGTCTCTATCAAGCCGTGGTGGATGCCAGAAAACTACTGGATGAGCTGTCAGATCCTGAAACATCT AAACTGGTGGGCGAGGTGTTCAACATCGTCAGCCAGCAGTCCACTGCCAGACCCGGATGTATCATAGAGTTGGACGTCATTACAAACCAG TGTGGCGCCAACACCCAGCTGCTTCATGTCTTCCAAGAGGACTTCATTCTAGGTTACAAGCCCCAGAAAGAAACAGATGCATACACACCCGCCTTTCCATCTGGTGAAG ATTACCAACCTGCTCCATTCTCTGAGAAGTTCTTCCTGGTGGTGATAGAAAAGGATCTCAACAGGAACTCTGTCCTCCAGATGTGGCACCTGCACCTCAAGTCTGTGCAGGCCTGTGTTG ATGAGCCGAGCCCAGATTATAGCTTCCAAAGCCAGCTGATGGTTCCCAATCAAGTTGTCAATGCCGACTCGTCTCCGGAGACCTCTCCCATCAGACCCCTGCCGCGGTCCGCCTCCACAGCCAACTTACAATCAGCAAGCAAACTCATCCTCAGCTCCAAGCTGGTGTACAGCAAGCGGCTCGACCTGCCCCACGGGGTGGAGGTTACCAGGGCCACCCCCTCTGCAG GTCACCTGAGTTCCTCCTCCATCTACCCTGTGTGCCTGGCTCCGTATCTGATTGTTACGACCTGCTCTGACTCTCGCGTGCGGTTCTGGCACTGTGCCGTGGAGTGTGATGACGGGTATAGCGAAGATGACCAGGACAACAGGGTGTACCGCTGGGAGCCCTGGGCCCTGATGAACGAAGAGGAAGACAAcaacagtgctgtgtgtgtgtcagggcgGCCTGTCGCGGTGTCCTGCTCCTACATCGGCAGGCTGGCCGTGGCCTTTAAGAAGCCACGACAGGGACAG CTGCAAAGTTCTGGAGAGGACTTCTCCATGCATGTGTCTATTTATGAGTGCGAGTCCACCGGTGGCTCAGAGTGGGTTTTAGAGCAAACTCTCCACCTGGACGACTTCACCAGACCTTCAACAACCCTGGATCCAAGAGTCAGTGTGGACTCCAACCTCTTTGTGTACAGCAG GTCTGACCTGTACATGAGCAGAGACCATAGCTCCCCCAACATTAAGCACTACGTTCACCTGGACTGGCTGTCAAAGGAGGATGGATCTCACATCCTCACCGTCGGAGTTGGATCCAACATTCTCATGTACGGCCGGATCTCCGGCATGGTCAACGAGCAGACGAGCAGCAAGGAGGGGGTGGCTGTCATCACCCTTCCTCTAGGGGGCAGTATCAAACAGGGGATCCGCTCCCGCTGGATCCTGCTTCGGTCCGTGGACCTCCTGTCCTCAGTGGATGGCACACCATCTCTGCCAGTCTCTCTGTCCTGGGTGAGGGACGGCATCCTGGTGGTGGGCATGGACTGTGAAATGCATGTGTACGCCCAGTGGCATCAGGACAAGAAACCcggtgagggagaggagggcagcCTATCGTCCGCAGACATCGCTGGAGGTCAAACTGCAGGTTCCTCCTCGGTCTTTGAAGGGAGAGCCAGGTCTAAGAGCGTGTTTGAAGGGAGTGCCGCAGTGGACGAGGCCCTCCGTGCCCCGGCAGGACTTCAGGAAGGGGGACTGTTCGAGGCGGCTCATTCCCTGTCCCCGACTCTACCCCAGTACCATCCCAcgcagctgctggagctcatGGACCTGGGCAAGGTTCGCCGTGCCAAG GCCATCCTCGCTCACCTGGTGAAGTGTATCGCTGGGGAAGTTGCCGTGGTGAGGGACGTGGAGGCTGGTGAGGGCGGCGCCAGGAGACATCTGTCTCGGACCATCAGTGTGACTGGCAGCACAGCGAAAGACACCATTGTGGCTGGCCGCGATGGGGGCAGAGATTACACAGAGATCAACTCCATCCCTCCCTTGCCTCTGTATTCCCTCATGTTGGCTGACCTAGACACCTCGTACAAGGGAGCAGAAGAGGCTGCTAAGGGAGCTAAGGTGGCCGACGGAGAGGGAGCCCAGAAGTCCACAGAGGACCAGTATTCTGACCTCTTCCAG GTGCCAACAGTTACCACAGACGACTTTGTGAACTTTGCCACTGACAAACCAGAGAAGAAGTCTCGAGTTATCAACCTCTCTCAATATGGACCAACCTACTTTGGACCAGAGCATGCTCAG GTATTATCCAGTCACCTCATGCACTCCAGCCTACCGGGACTGACCAGACTAGAGCAGATGTTCTTGGTGGCCTTGGCTGATACGGTTGCGACTACCAGTGCTGAGGTCACCAGCTCCACTGATCAACAGTACACAG gtgcTGAGGCTCTCGATGAGTGTGGACTGAGGTACCTGCTGGCCATGCGTCTTCatacctgcctgctcacctctcTGCCCCCCCTCTACCGCATGCAGCTGCTCCACCAGG GCTTATCAACATGCCACTTTGCATGGGCCTTCCACTCGGAGGcggaagaggagctgctgaacaTGATCCCAGCCATGCAGAGAGGCGATCCACAGTGGTCTGAGCTCAGAGCGGTTGGAGTGGGTTGGTGGATACGCAACATCAACACTCTGCGGAAAATGGTGGAGAAG TTAGGTAAAGCTGCGTTCCAGAGACACAACGACCCTTTAGATGCTGCTCTGTTCTACTTGGCCATGAAAAAGAAAGCTGTCCTTTGGGGGCTGTTCAG GTCTCAGCATGACGAGAAGATGACTCAGTTCTTCAAGAACAACTTCAGTGAGGACCGCTGGCGAAAGGCAGCTCTGAAAAATGCATTCTCCCTGCTGGGAAAGCAGCGCTTTGAACAGTCCGCTGCCTTCTTCCTGCTGGCTGGATCACTCAAAGATGCCATAGAG GTGTTgatggagaagatggaggatcTCCAGTTAGCCATGATAGTAGCAAGGCTGTATGAGGCTGACTTTGAGAACTCATCCACTTGCCAAGGCCTCCTTCATGAGAAGGTCCTGGGCTGTAACAGGGATGGAAGTGGCTATCACTGTTCCAGACTGCACCCTGACCCATTCCTCCGCAGCATAGCCTACTGGATCATGAAGGATTACACCCGGGCCCTGGACACACTGTTGGAGCGAATCCCCAAAGAGGATGACGAGAACCCCG aTGTGATGGTGAAATCTTGCAACCCGGTGGTGTTTAGCTTCTACAACTACCTGAGGACACACCCTTTGATCATCCGTCGCCACTTCGCAAATCCAGAGGGCACAGCAACAAATGTGGGCCTGACAGCTGAGAAGAGCAGCGCAGATGAGATCAACCTCATAGAGCGTAAACTCTTCTTCACCACAGCCAATGCACACTTCAAG GTGGGCTGCCCAGTTCTGGCTCTGGAAGTACTCTCCAAGATTCCCAAAGTTACCAAGAAATCTGGCTCCTCACCTCTCAGCAAAGCTTCATCCAAGGCCAACTTAAACTCGAGTCAGCCCCTGGAAAATGGCACCCAGGGAGGTGTGGACTGGGCCGCCCCAGCAGCCCCTGCCTACGCCTGGGGAGGAAACGATGCAGGTGCGGGTGGGTTGGATTGGAGCCAGCCCATGATAAAGATGGAGGACGACGGACTGAATCTGGACTGGGGAGATGataaggatgatgatgaagatgaggatgatgatgacggtCTGACCATGAAGAAACCGGAGGCTGAGACCAAAGCAGACGGAGGCTCAGGGGGCGGCGGCTccaaactgcagagagagaattCACAG GGCGAGTCAGAGGTGGACGTGatagcagagcagctgaagttCCGTGCCTGTCTGAAGATCTTGATGACAGAGCTGCGTACGCTGGCCACGGGCTTTGAGGTGGATGGAGGAAAGCTCCGCTTTCAGCTCTACAGTTGGCTCGAGAAAGAGATCGCAGCCATGCATACGATCTGCAACTACAAG gtggaggggaaggaggaggattCAGAGGTGGAGCGTTGGGGGGAGCGCACAGCATCAGTGGACATATCAGACGAGGCCCTGGAGAACACAGAGGCCGGGGCCTACGAGCGCCACCAGATGGAGCGACGTCGTCTTCAGGCCAAGCAGCAGCACTCCGAGAGGCGCAAGGCGTGGCTGAGGAAGAACCAGGCCCTGCTGAGGGTGTTTCTGTCCTACTGTAGCCTTCATGGAGCCAAGGGAGGAGGAGTCACCTCTGTTCGCATGGAGCTTCTGTTCCTTCTGCAGGAGAGccagcag GAGCTCACAGTTAAGCAGCTGcagtctcctctgcctctgcccaCTACACTGCCTCTGCTATCTGCTTGCATTGCCCCCACCAAGACGGTCATAGCTAATCCAGTTCTCCACCTCAGCAACCACATTCACGACATCCTCCACACCGTCACCCTCATGGAGGCCCCGCCGCATCCTGACTTCATGGATGATCGG GTGAATGCTCTGCACACGCTAGCAGCGTCTCTGTCTGCTTGCATCTATCAAGCACTGTGTGACAGCCACAGCTACAG CAGCCAGACTGAGGCCAACCAGTTTACAGGGATGGTGTACCAGGGCCTGTTGCTCAGTGAGAGGAAACGTCTCCGCACAGAAAGCATTGAAGAACACATAACTCCCAATTCCGCTCCTGCACAGTGGCCAG gtgtgtcgTCTCTGATTTCTCTGTTGACGTCTGCCAGAGAGGAGGACCAGCCGAGGCTCAACGTGCTGCTGTGCGAGGCGGTCGTGGCTGTTTATCTGTCGCTGCTCATCCACGGCCTGGGCACGCACAGCAGCAACGAACTCTTCCGCCTGGCGGCGCATCCCCTCAACAACCGCGTGTGGGCCGCCGTCTTTGGAGGAGGGGCCAAAGTCATTATTAAGCCAAAGAGGCCCGAGGCCCCACCAG CAACAGCTGGGCCTAGCAAGGAGTGTTCAGAGGACAAGGCTGAGCAGCCCTCTCAGACTAAATCTGAATCTGAGACTAAACCAG CAGCTCCCCCTCAGCCCCCAGCGGAGGATGTGGATCGATACAGACGTAGGTTCAACATGAGGATGCTCGTTCCTGGACGGCCTGTGAAGGAGACGCCGGCCACCCCGCCTCCTGTGCCCACAGAGAGACCCGCATACAGGGAGAAGTTCATCCCCCCAGAGCTGAGCATGTGGGACTACTTTGTGGCCAAA CCCTTCCTGCCACTGTCCGACAGCAACGCTCTGTGCGACTCAGATGAAAGCGGCgcagaggatgatgaagatgatgacgaCGCCTTCCTCTCTGATACGCAGATAACGGAGCACTCTGACCCCAACTCCTACAG CTGGGCTCTGATCCGCCTGGTCATGGTGAAACTGGCTCAGCACAACGTCAAGAacttcctccctctcactgGCCTTGACTTCACAG acCTACCAGTTACCTCCCCTCTCAGCAACGCCGTGTTGAAGACTTTAGAGAACTGGGAGCAGCTTTTGCTGGAGCGAATGAACAAGTTTGACGGCCCGCCTCCCAACTACATCAACACTTACCCCACTGACCTCAGCGCGGGAGGTGGCCCCGCCATCCTCCGTCACAAGGCCATGCTGGAGCCAGACAACACACCCTTCAA gaCGAAGAACAATCAGTCCTTTCCAGCCCGACGTCTGTGGCATTTCCTGGTCAAACAGGAAGTTCTTCAGGAGACTTTGATCCGGTACATCTTTACTAAGAAAAGGAAGCAGAGTGAG GTGGAGGCAGATCTTGGCTACCCGGGAGGAAAAGCTAAAATCATTCACAAGGAATCTGACATAATCATGGCATTTGCCATCAATAAG GCTAACTCCAACGAGATAGTGTTGGCCTCCACTCACGATGTCCAGGAGGTGGACGTGTCGAGCCTGGTCGCTGTCCAACCCTACACCTGGATCGGGGAGGACTTTGATAAAGAGTCCCGCAG CTCTGACGACATCGACCATCGTTCTTCTCATACCAACATCGCCCAGGCGAGCTCTGTCCCCTTTGCGCCACCACAGATGCCGGTCTCTGCGTCCATGCCCTGGCTCGGCAGTGGGCAAACCAGCATGGGAGCCAGTGTG atTATGAAGAGGAATCTAAATAACGTGAAGAGAATGACATCCCATCCCATCTATCAGTATT ACATGACAGGGGCTCAGGATGGCAGTGTGAGAATGTTTGAATGGAACAGACCGCAGCAGCTCATCTGCTTCAGACAAGCAGGCAACGCTCGAGTCACCCGCCTCTATTTTAACTCCCAAGGCAataag TGTGGAGTTGCTGACGGAGAGGGTTTCCTCAGTCTCTGGCAGGTCAACCAGACATCCTCCAACCCCAAACCCTACCTG AGTTGGCAGTGCCACACAAAGACCTGCGGTGATTTTGCCTTCATCACGTCCTCCAGCCTCATCGCCACGGCCGGACAGTCCAATGATAACAG AAATGTTTGCCTGTGGGATACTCTGATTTCACCTAGCAATACCATGGTCCATG CGTTCCCCTGCCATGAGAACGGGGCCACTGTGCTGCAGTACGCTCctaaacagcagctgctgatcaCTGGAGGCAGAAAGGGCTTTGTGTGCGTGTTCGACATCCGCCAGAGGCAGCTGCTCCACACTTTCCAGGCTCATGACTCAGCCATCAAGGCTCTTGCGCTGGATGCCTTCGAGGACTTCTTCGTCACTGGCTCTGCAGAGGGCAACATGAAG GTGTGGAAGCTAGCCGGCCACGGGCTCATGCACTCTTTCAGCACCGAGCATGCCAAGCAGTCCATCTTCCGCAACATCGGCGCCGGCGTCATGCAGGTGGAGACGCGGCCCGGAAACCGAATCTTCACCTGCGGGGCAGACGGCACCCTGAAGATGAGGGTCCTCCCAGACCGCTACAATATCCTCAGCAGCTTGGTTGACGTCCTGTAA